One Cicer arietinum cultivar CDC Frontier isolate Library 1 chromosome 8, Cicar.CDCFrontier_v2.0, whole genome shotgun sequence DNA segment encodes these proteins:
- the LOC101510981 gene encoding PGR5-like protein 1B, chloroplastic isoform X1 — MASKLLSSFTLTCPRPSIVPSPTFSSLSSTFTRIHLIQFNAGGGGGRYSRLRRRLFLFSTKATSDQQSQEDGVIDSKILQYCSIDKKEKKSVGELEQDFLQALQAFYYEGKAIMSNEEFDNLKEELMWEGSSVVMLSSAEQKFLEASIAYVSGKPIMSDKEFDQLKMKLKMEGSEIVAEGPRCSLRSRKVYSDLTVDYLKALLLNVPATVLALGLFFFLDDITGFEVSYFIEIPEPFSFILTWFAAVPFILWFAQSITNAIIKDFLILKGPCPNCGTENTSFFGTILSISSGNSTNTVKCENAFTLIASAMVFTFMGEPTLAVVIFRPSKWALAHATFYGDETASETMGGACGYGNLFQNGYGTDTVALSSTLFNNGYACGACFQIKCYQSSACYRNVAFTTVTATNLCPPNWSKPSDNGGWCNPPRVHFDMAKPAFMKIAQWKAGIVPVMYRRVPCQRKGGVRFSFQGNGYWLLVYVMNVGGGGDISSMMVKGSRTGWIKMSHNWGASYQAFATLGGQALSFRITSYTTKETIIAWNVVPSNWNVGLTYSARTNFH; from the exons ATGGCTAGcaaattattatcatcattCACATTAACATGCCCACGTCCATCCATAGTACCATCTCCAACATTCTCTTCCTTATCTTCCACTTTTACAAGAATCCATCTTATTCAATTCAATGCCGGCGGCGGCGGCGGCCGTTACTCTCGCCTTCGCCGCCGACTATTTCTGTTTTCCACCAAGGCCACCTCTGATCAACAAAGTCAAGAAGATGGTGTTATTGATAGTAAAATCTTACAATATTGCAGCATAgacaaaaaagagaagaaatcaGTTGGTGAACTTGAGCAAGATTTTCTTCAAGCACTTCAA GCATTTTACTATGAGGGAAAGGCTATTATGTCAAATGAAGAATTTGATAATCTCAAGGAAGAACTCATGTGGGAAGGAAGCAGTGTTGTAATGCTAA GTTCTGCTGAGCAAAAATTTCTGGAAGCGTCTATTGCTTATGTGTCTGGAAAACCAATCATGAGTGATAAAGAGTTTGATCAATTGAAAATGAAGCTAAAG ATGGAAGGGAGTGAAATTGTGGCTGAGGGTCCTCGGTGCAGTCTTCGTAGTAGAAAG GTTTACAGTGACTTGACTGTTGACTATTTAAAGGCATTGCTGCTGAACGTTCCAGCAACTGTGCTTGCATTAGGATT GTTCTTCTTCCTTGATGATATCACTGGATTTGAGGTCTCTTATTTCATTGAG ATTCCAGAACCTTTCAGTTTCATTTTGACTTGGTTTGCTGCTGTTCCCTTCATTCTGTGGTTTGCTCAATCAATTACAAATGCaattataaaagattttttgaTTTTGAAG ggcCCCTGTCCTAATTGTGGTACTGAAAACACCTCATTCTTTGGGACTATATTGTCAATTTCAAGTGGCAATTCCACCAACACTGTCAAATGTGAAAA TGCCTTCACATTGATTGCTAGTGCAATGGTGTTCACTTTCATGGGAGAACCAACACTTGCTGTGGTGATATTTAGACCCAGTAAATGGGCTCTTGCTCATGCTACATTTTATGGAGACGAAACTGCTTCTGAAACCATGG GAGGAGCATGTGGATACGGAAATTTGTTTCAGAATGGTTACGGGACAGATACAGTAGCTTTAAGCTCGACATTGTTCAACAATGGTTATGCGTGCGGGGCTTGTTTCCAGATTAAATGCTACCAATCAAGTGCGTGCTACAGAAATGTAGCCTTCACCACTGTCACTGCCACCAATCTTTGTCCTCCTAATTGGTCTAAGCCCTCTGATAATGGTGGATGGTGTAACCCACCACGAGTGCATTTTGACATGGCCAAGCCTGCCTTCATGAAAATTGCACAGTGGAAAGCTGGTATCGTCCCTGTTATGTACCGCAG GGTGCCATGCCAAAGGAAGGGAGGGGTTCGATTCTCTTTCCAAGGAAACGGGTACTGGCTATTGGTGTACGTGATGAATGTTGGAGGTGGAGGTGACATTTCAAGCATGATGGTGAAAGGAAGCAGAACGGGATGGATTAAAATGAGCCACAATTGGGGTGCTTCCTACCAAGCATTTGCAACACTTGGTGGTCAAGCTCTTTCTTTCAGAATTACTTCATACACCACCAAGGAGACTATTATTGCATGGAATGTTGT
- the LOC101511608 gene encoding uncharacterized protein isoform X2, with protein sequence MSSNSVKESASVAERKHDFGNSYDLESSSDKYDEDINPTRADKVRHSYCQIGHPSGTGMGKLYNVKYFIIKSLNHQNIRLSIEKGIWATQTMNEPILEEAFHNSGSVILIFSVNMSGCFQGYAQMLSSIGWRRDNVWSDGSGKSKPWGRTFKVKWLCLNDLPFHKTLHLKNPLNEYKPVKISRDCQELSPDIGLALCELLDCNNDVDGLASSSRNNFSSEGHSANTPSAMGDQDCNFPSPQLSWSMPMAYSSIFSQNQAEVAGIKRSHFSGRTPTILMEKDVASQFDEWGLFSECPLASSLTDDDFLDMSYEEYLEIHSRCRKQLRSSSSATKRYQKQLESLGSNTHDDDRNLGETTRDWNNSHKRMHQSYLP encoded by the exons ATGTCTTCTAATAGTGTGAAGGAAAGTGCATCAGTTGCTGAACGGAAGCATGACTTTGGAAATTCATATGACCTAG AGAGCTCCAGTGACAAGTATGATGAAGACATTAATCCAACTAGGGCAGATAAAGTGCGACATTCTTACTGTCAGATAGGGCATCCAAGTGGAACTGGAATGGGAAAATTGTATAATGTAAAATACTTCATCATTAAGAGTTTGAACCATCAAAATATTCGTTTGTCAATTGAGAAGGGAATTTGGGCTACTCAAACCATGAATGAACCCATTCTGGAAGAAGCTTTTCAT AATTCAGGTAGTGTAATCCTTATATTTAGTGTCAACATGAGTGGCTGCTTCCAAGGGTACGCACAAATGCTGTCCTCTATTGGGTGGAGGAGAGACAATGTTTGGAGTGATGGAAGTGGTAAAAGTAAACCTTGGGGTCGCACTTTTAAGGTCAAATGGCTGTGCTTGAATGACTTGCCTTTCCATAAGACTCTTCATCTCAAGAATCCACTGAATGAATATAAACCTGTCAAAATTAGCAGAGATTGCCag GAGTTATCTCCAGATATTGGTCTAGCTCTTTGTGAACTCCTTGATTGTAACAATGATGTGGATGGACTTGCAAG TTCATCAAGGAACAATTTTTCTTCGGAGGGTCATTCTGCTAATACTCCAAGTGCAATGGGAGATCAAGACTGTAACTTTCCTTCGCCGCAGTTGTCATGGTCAATGCCTATGGCTTATTCTTCCATATTTTCCCAAAATCAAGCTGAAG TGGCAGGTATTAAACGTTCTCATTTTAGTGGGCGTACTCCGACGATACTAATGGAGAAGGATGTGGCTTCACAATTTGATGAATGGGGTCTGTTTTCAGAATGCCCTTTAGCTAGTTCCCTAACTGATGATGATTTTCTTGACATG TCCTATGAAGAATACCTGGAGATCCATAGCAGATGCAGGAAACAGTTACGTAGCAGTAGCAGT GCAACTAAACGATATCAGAAACAGCTAGAATCGTTGGGAAGTAACACACACGATGATGATAG GAATTTAGGTGAGACTACTAGAGACTGGAACAACTCTCATAAGAGGATGCATCAGTCCTATTTGCCTTGA
- the LOC101510981 gene encoding PGR5-like protein 1A, chloroplastic isoform X2, whose amino-acid sequence MASKLLSSFTLTCPRPSIVPSPTFSSLSSTFTRIHLIQFNAGGGGGRYSRLRRRLFLFSTKATSDQQSQEDGVIDSKILQYCSIDKKEKKSVGELEQDFLQALQAFYYEGKAIMSNEEFDNLKEELMWEGSSVVMLSSAEQKFLEASIAYVSGKPIMSDKEFDQLKMKLKMEGSEIVAEGPRCSLRSRKVYSDLTVDYLKALLLNVPATVLALGLFFFLDDITGFEVSYFIEIPEPFSFILTWFAAVPFILWFAQSITNAIIKDFLILKGPCPNCGTENTSFFGTILSISSGNSTNTVKCENCGTVMVYDSTTRLITLPE is encoded by the exons ATGGCTAGcaaattattatcatcattCACATTAACATGCCCACGTCCATCCATAGTACCATCTCCAACATTCTCTTCCTTATCTTCCACTTTTACAAGAATCCATCTTATTCAATTCAATGCCGGCGGCGGCGGCGGCCGTTACTCTCGCCTTCGCCGCCGACTATTTCTGTTTTCCACCAAGGCCACCTCTGATCAACAAAGTCAAGAAGATGGTGTTATTGATAGTAAAATCTTACAATATTGCAGCATAgacaaaaaagagaagaaatcaGTTGGTGAACTTGAGCAAGATTTTCTTCAAGCACTTCAA GCATTTTACTATGAGGGAAAGGCTATTATGTCAAATGAAGAATTTGATAATCTCAAGGAAGAACTCATGTGGGAAGGAAGCAGTGTTGTAATGCTAA GTTCTGCTGAGCAAAAATTTCTGGAAGCGTCTATTGCTTATGTGTCTGGAAAACCAATCATGAGTGATAAAGAGTTTGATCAATTGAAAATGAAGCTAAAG ATGGAAGGGAGTGAAATTGTGGCTGAGGGTCCTCGGTGCAGTCTTCGTAGTAGAAAG GTTTACAGTGACTTGACTGTTGACTATTTAAAGGCATTGCTGCTGAACGTTCCAGCAACTGTGCTTGCATTAGGATT GTTCTTCTTCCTTGATGATATCACTGGATTTGAGGTCTCTTATTTCATTGAG ATTCCAGAACCTTTCAGTTTCATTTTGACTTGGTTTGCTGCTGTTCCCTTCATTCTGTGGTTTGCTCAATCAATTACAAATGCaattataaaagattttttgaTTTTGAAG ggcCCCTGTCCTAATTGTGGTACTGAAAACACCTCATTCTTTGGGACTATATTGTCAATTTCAAGTGGCAATTCCACCAACACTGTCAAATGTGAAAA CTGTGGAACTGTGATGGTATATGATTCAACTACAAGATTGATTACATTACCAGAATGA
- the LOC101494969 gene encoding LOW QUALITY PROTEIN: subtilisin-like protease 3 (The sequence of the model RefSeq protein was modified relative to this genomic sequence to represent the inferred CDS: deleted 2 bases in 1 codon): MKLTAILLLGIIFVLTICQTSAHKYQEFDNTNDELEDESSLLTYIVHVKKPNYFQSKENLHGWYHSLLPASTKTQNQKRIIFAYQNIVDGFAVKLTPNEAKALEEKEEVVSTRPEKILSLHTTHSPSFLGLQQNQELWKNSNLGKGIIIGILDTGIFPFHPSSSDAGXXXXXXXXXXXSPPAKWNGHCEFNGERICNNKIIGARSFITGTNLSLPFDDVGHGTHTASTAAGRPVQGANVFGNANGTAVGMAPDAHLAIYKVCSIKGCTESSIIAGMDXXXXXXXXXXXXSLGGPSTPFFEDGIALGAFSAIQKGIFVSCSAANSGPEYGTLSNEAPWILTVGASTIDRKIEAIAKLGNGIEYLGESVFQPKDFESTLLPLVYAGAINTSDDSIAFCDPISMKNVDVKGKVVLCEQGGFVSRVAKGQAVKDAGGSAMILVNSEREAFNPITDVHVLPAVHVSYSSGLSIKDYINSTSTPEATILFQGTVIGNPLAPQVASFSSRGPSKSSPGILKPDIIGPGMNILAGWYVSLDNSTPPFNIVSGTSMSCPHLGGIAALLKNSHPDWSPAAIKSAIMTTANVVNLQGTAILDQRHLPADVFATGAGHVNPLKANDPGLVYDIEPNDYVPYLCGLNYTDRQVGVILQQKVKCSDVKSISQAQLNYPSFSIRLGSTSQFYTRTLTNVGPVNTTYSVEIDVPLAVGMSVSPAQITFTEVKQKVTYWVDFIPEDKKNRGDNMIAQGSIKWVSEKYSVSIPIAIVFV, translated from the exons ATGAAACTAACTGCAATATTGCTTCTTGGTATCATTTTTGTGTTAACTATCTGTCAAACTTCAGCACATAAATATCAAGAATTTGACAATACAAATGACGAACTAGAAGATGAAAGTAGCTTATTAACTTACATTGTTCACGTCAAAAAGCCTAATTATTTTCAATCTAAAGAGAATTTGCATGGCTGGTACCATTCACTTTTGCCAGCCAGTACAAAAACTCAGAACCAGAAGCGCATTATTTTCGCATACCAAAACATAGTCGATGGATTCGCAGTGAAATTGACACCCAATGAAGCAAAGGCTCTGGAAGAAAAGGAGGAAGTTGTTTCAACTCGACCCGAAAAGATTCTCTCGTTGCATACAACTCATAGTCCAAGCTTCTTGGGGTTGCAACAGAATCAAGAATTATGGAAAAACTCAAATCTCGGCAAAGGGATCATAATTGGAATTTTGGACACAGGAATATTTCCATTTCATCCTTCCTCTTCGGATGCAGGAATNNNNNNNNNNNNNNNNNNNNNNNNN NNNNCGTCTCCACCTGCAAAATGGAATGGCCACTGTGAATTCAATGGGGAGAGGATTTGTAACAATAAGATCATCGGAGCAAGAAGCTTCATCACAGGCACAAATTTATCTCTTCCTTTCGATGATGTTGGCCACGGAACTCACACGGCCAGCACAGCTGCTGGAAGACCGGTTCAAGGCGCCAATGTGTTCGGCAATGCTAATGGTACAGCAGTTGGCATGGCACCAGATGCACATTTGGCAATCTACAAAGTATGCAGCATCAAAGGTTGTACTGAAAGTTCAATAATAGCTGGAATGGAC NNNNNNNNNNNNNNNNNNNNNNNNNNNNNNNNNNTTTCCCTTGGAGGACCTTCCACTCCTTTCTTTGAAGATGGAATTGCACTTGGTGCATTTAGTGCAATTCAAAAGGGAATTTTTGTTTCTTGTTCAGCTGCGAATTCAGGTCCTGAATACGGTACACTGTCTAATGAAGCACCATGGATTCTAACTGTTGGTGCAAGCACAATTGACAGAAAAATAGAAGCAATAGCTAAGCTTGGAAATGGGATAGAATATCTTGGAGAATCAGTTTTTCAACCAAAAGACTTTGAATCAACATTATTGCCACTTGTGTATGCAGGTGCAATTAACACAAGTGATGATTCCATTGCCTTTTGTGACCCTATATCAATGAAGAATGTTGATGTTAAGGGAAAAGTAGTTTTATGTGAGCAAGGCGGATTTGTTTCAAGAGTGGCAAAAGGTCAAGCAGTTAAAGATGCTGGTGGTTCTGCCATGATCCTCGTGAACAGCGAACGTGAAGCTTTCAATCCAATTACTGATGTTCATGTTCTACCTGCTGTTCATGTAAGTTACTCTTCTGGTTTATCAATCAAAGATTACATAAACTCAACTTCAACACCAGAAGCCACAATTTTGTTCCAAGGAACTGTTATTGGAAATCCATTAGCTCCTCAAGTTGCTTCGTTTTCTTCAAGAGGGCCAAGCAAATCAAGCCCCGGAATTCTGAAACCGGATATAATTGGACCTGGAATGAACATTCTGGCAGGATGGTATGTATCATTAGACAACAGTACACCGCCGTTTAACATAGTTTCAGGTACCTCAATGTCCTGTCCTCACCTCGGTGGCATTGCGGCTCTGTTGAAAAACTCTCATCCAGATTGGTCACCGGCCGCTATAAAGTCGGCAATCATGACAACTGCAAATGTGGTTAATCTTCAAGGAACGGCTATTTTAGACCAAAGGCATCTACCAGCTGATGTATTTGCAACTGGTGCTGGACATGTCAACCCTTTGAAAGCAAATGATCCAGGACTTGTTTATGATATTGAACCAAATGATTATGTTCCTTATTTGTGTGGTTTGAATTATACTGATAGACAAGTTGGTGTTATTTTGCAACAGAAAGTGAAATGCTCTGATGTAAAGAGCATATCACAGGCACAACTTAATTATCCATCGTTTTCGATTCGGTTGGGGTCCACTTCGCAGTTTTATACTAGAACATTGACAAATGTTGGACCTGTTAACACAACTTACAGTGTCGAAATTGATGTGCCTTTGGCTGTGGGTATGAGTGTAAGCCCTGCTCAAATAACATTCACTGAGGTGAAGCAAAAGGTTACATATTGGGTTGATTTTATACCTGAAGATAAAAAGAATAGAGGTGATAACATGATTGCTCAGGGGTCTATCAAGTGGGTTTCTGAAAAGTATTCTGTTAGCATTCCTATAGCTATTGTCTTTGTGTGA
- the LOC101511608 gene encoding uncharacterized protein isoform X1, giving the protein MSSNSVKESASVAERKHDFGNSYDLESSSDKYDEDINPTRADKVRHSYCQIGHPSGTGMGKLYNVKYFIIKSLNHQNIRLSIEKGIWATQTMNEPILEEAFHNSGSVILIFSVNMSGCFQGYAQMLSSIGWRRDNVWSDGSGKSKPWGRTFKVKWLCLNDLPFHKTLHLKNPLNEYKPVKISRDCQELSPDIGLALCELLDCNNDVDGLASSSRNNFSSEGHSANTPSAMGDQDCNFPSPQLSWSMPMAYSSIFSQNQAEGNKFHSTNQKFSGRMFTEIPPITFKSSKVAGIKRSHFSGRTPTILMEKDVASQFDEWGLFSECPLASSLTDDDFLDMSYEEYLEIHSRCRKQLRSSSSATKRYQKQLESLGSNTHDDDRNLGETTRDWNNSHKRMHQSYLP; this is encoded by the exons ATGTCTTCTAATAGTGTGAAGGAAAGTGCATCAGTTGCTGAACGGAAGCATGACTTTGGAAATTCATATGACCTAG AGAGCTCCAGTGACAAGTATGATGAAGACATTAATCCAACTAGGGCAGATAAAGTGCGACATTCTTACTGTCAGATAGGGCATCCAAGTGGAACTGGAATGGGAAAATTGTATAATGTAAAATACTTCATCATTAAGAGTTTGAACCATCAAAATATTCGTTTGTCAATTGAGAAGGGAATTTGGGCTACTCAAACCATGAATGAACCCATTCTGGAAGAAGCTTTTCAT AATTCAGGTAGTGTAATCCTTATATTTAGTGTCAACATGAGTGGCTGCTTCCAAGGGTACGCACAAATGCTGTCCTCTATTGGGTGGAGGAGAGACAATGTTTGGAGTGATGGAAGTGGTAAAAGTAAACCTTGGGGTCGCACTTTTAAGGTCAAATGGCTGTGCTTGAATGACTTGCCTTTCCATAAGACTCTTCATCTCAAGAATCCACTGAATGAATATAAACCTGTCAAAATTAGCAGAGATTGCCag GAGTTATCTCCAGATATTGGTCTAGCTCTTTGTGAACTCCTTGATTGTAACAATGATGTGGATGGACTTGCAAG TTCATCAAGGAACAATTTTTCTTCGGAGGGTCATTCTGCTAATACTCCAAGTGCAATGGGAGATCAAGACTGTAACTTTCCTTCGCCGCAGTTGTCATGGTCAATGCCTATGGCTTATTCTTCCATATTTTCCCAAAATCAAGCTGAAGGTAATAAATTTCATTCAACCAACCAGAAATTCAGTGGAAGAATGTTCACTGAAATACCGCCCATCACTTTTAAGTCATCAAAAGTGGCAGGTATTAAACGTTCTCATTTTAGTGGGCGTACTCCGACGATACTAATGGAGAAGGATGTGGCTTCACAATTTGATGAATGGGGTCTGTTTTCAGAATGCCCTTTAGCTAGTTCCCTAACTGATGATGATTTTCTTGACATG TCCTATGAAGAATACCTGGAGATCCATAGCAGATGCAGGAAACAGTTACGTAGCAGTAGCAGT GCAACTAAACGATATCAGAAACAGCTAGAATCGTTGGGAAGTAACACACACGATGATGATAG GAATTTAGGTGAGACTACTAGAGACTGGAACAACTCTCATAAGAGGATGCATCAGTCCTATTTGCCTTGA
- the LOC101511289 gene encoding leucoanthocyanidin dioxygenase — MGTMLVQRVESLSLSGIESIPKEYVRPKEELTNIGNIFEEEKKEGPEVPTIDLKEINSSDELVRRKCREKLKKAAEEWGVMHLVNHGISHDLINRLKKVGETFFGLSVDEKEKYANDQSCGKIQGYGSKLANNASGQLEWEDYFFHLIFPEDKRDLSIWPKTPHDYTEVTSEYAKQLRGLASKIMEVLSLELGLEGGRLEKEVGGMEELLLQMKINYYPICPQPELALGVEAHTDVSSLTFLLHNMVPGLQLFYEGKWVTAKCVPDSILMHIGDTIEILSNGKYKSILHRGLVNKEKVRISWAVFCEPPKEKIILKPLPQLVTQNQPARFPPRTFAQHIHHKLFRNEEEEDTK, encoded by the exons ATGGGAACAATGTTGGTTCAAAGAGTTGAAAGCTTATCCTTAAGTGGGATAGAATCAATTCCAAAGGAATACGTGAGGCCAAAAGAAGAGTTAACAAACATAGGTAACATCTtcgaggaagaaaaaaaagaagggcCTGAAGTTCCAACAAttgatttaaaagaaataaactcTTCGGATGAATTAGTTAGAAGGAAATGTAGGGAGAAGTTGAAGAAAGCAGCTGAAGAATGGGGTGTGATGCATTTAGTGAACCATGGTATATCTCATGATCTAATTAATCGTCTTAAGAAAGTTGGTGAAACATTCTTTGGTTTGTCTGTTGATGAAAAGGAGAAATATGCAAATGATCAAAGTTGTGGTAAGATTCAAGGTTATGGAAGTAAATTAGCTAATAATGCTAGTGGTCAACTTGAATGGGAAGATTACTTCTTTCATCTTATTTTTCCTGAGGATAAGAGGGACTTGTCCATCTGGCCTAAGACACCACATGATTATAC GGAGGTTACAAGCGAATATGCAAAGCAACTAAGAGGGCTAGCTAGCAAGATAATGGAAGTGTTGTCTCTAGAACTAGGGCTAGAAGGAGGAAGGTTAGAAAAGGAAGTTGGTGGAATGGAAGAGCTTTTACTTCAAATGAAAATAAACTATTACCCAATTTGCCCTCAGCCAGAACTAGCACTTGGAGTTGAAGCCCATACAGATGTAAGTTCACTTACTTTCCTTCTACACAATATGGTGCCAGGTTTGCAACTTTTCTATGAGGGTAAATGGGTCACAGCAAAATGTGTACCTGATTCAATTCTAATGCATATTGGTGACACAATTGAAATTCTTAGCAATGGAAAATACAAGAGTATACTTCACCGTGGATTGGTGAATAAGGAAAAAGTTAGAATATCTTGGGCAGTGTTTTGTGAACCACCTAAGGAAAAAATCATCCTCAAGCCACTTCCTCAACTTGTAACTCAAAATCAACCTGCACGGTTTCCACCACGCACTTTTGCTCAGCATATTCATCACAAACTTTTTAGGAATGAGGAAGAGGAAGATACCAAATGA
- the LOC101511608 gene encoding uncharacterized protein isoform X3: protein MSSNSVKESASVAERKHDFGNSYDLESSSDKYDEDINPTRADKVRHSYCQIGHPSGTGMGKLYNVKYFIIKSLNHQNIRLSIEKGIWATQTMNEPILEEAFHNSGSVILIFSVNMSGCFQGYAQMLSSIGWRRDNVWSDGSGKSKPWGRTFKVKWLCLNDLPFHKTLHLKNPLNEYKPVKISRDCQELSPDIGLALCELLDCNNDVDGLASSSRNNFSSEGHSANTPSAMGDQDCNFPSPQLSWSMPMAYSSIFSQNQAEGIKRSHFSGRTPTILMEKDVASQFDEWGLFSECPLASSLTDDDFLDMSYEEYLEIHSRCRKQLRSSSSATKRYQKQLESLGSNTHDDDRNLGETTRDWNNSHKRMHQSYLP, encoded by the exons ATGTCTTCTAATAGTGTGAAGGAAAGTGCATCAGTTGCTGAACGGAAGCATGACTTTGGAAATTCATATGACCTAG AGAGCTCCAGTGACAAGTATGATGAAGACATTAATCCAACTAGGGCAGATAAAGTGCGACATTCTTACTGTCAGATAGGGCATCCAAGTGGAACTGGAATGGGAAAATTGTATAATGTAAAATACTTCATCATTAAGAGTTTGAACCATCAAAATATTCGTTTGTCAATTGAGAAGGGAATTTGGGCTACTCAAACCATGAATGAACCCATTCTGGAAGAAGCTTTTCAT AATTCAGGTAGTGTAATCCTTATATTTAGTGTCAACATGAGTGGCTGCTTCCAAGGGTACGCACAAATGCTGTCCTCTATTGGGTGGAGGAGAGACAATGTTTGGAGTGATGGAAGTGGTAAAAGTAAACCTTGGGGTCGCACTTTTAAGGTCAAATGGCTGTGCTTGAATGACTTGCCTTTCCATAAGACTCTTCATCTCAAGAATCCACTGAATGAATATAAACCTGTCAAAATTAGCAGAGATTGCCag GAGTTATCTCCAGATATTGGTCTAGCTCTTTGTGAACTCCTTGATTGTAACAATGATGTGGATGGACTTGCAAG TTCATCAAGGAACAATTTTTCTTCGGAGGGTCATTCTGCTAATACTCCAAGTGCAATGGGAGATCAAGACTGTAACTTTCCTTCGCCGCAGTTGTCATGGTCAATGCCTATGGCTTATTCTTCCATATTTTCCCAAAATCAAGCTGAAG GTATTAAACGTTCTCATTTTAGTGGGCGTACTCCGACGATACTAATGGAGAAGGATGTGGCTTCACAATTTGATGAATGGGGTCTGTTTTCAGAATGCCCTTTAGCTAGTTCCCTAACTGATGATGATTTTCTTGACATG TCCTATGAAGAATACCTGGAGATCCATAGCAGATGCAGGAAACAGTTACGTAGCAGTAGCAGT GCAACTAAACGATATCAGAAACAGCTAGAATCGTTGGGAAGTAACACACACGATGATGATAG GAATTTAGGTGAGACTACTAGAGACTGGAACAACTCTCATAAGAGGATGCATCAGTCCTATTTGCCTTGA